Proteins found in one Triticum urartu cultivar G1812 chromosome 4, Tu2.1, whole genome shotgun sequence genomic segment:
- the LOC125552541 gene encoding uncharacterized protein LOC125552541 yields the protein MAATKLGLNPSYPSPPSLLNSPKDHPDPIAPLQPLVFPPECPRPRPQDSAAAARSLSSRGAIAPSLHGARSLLRWTRRSSPVSPVASARPETAGAARAIAGVEALLCSVVPGREEEEGARRREMDKDKRSSQSPCGVEFITIIALPLLELFRCIAWFCCLHGATVAGVVSSCRCNSLVPK from the exons ATGGCCGCCACGAAGCTCGGCTTAAATCCGAGCTATCCAAGCCCCCCCTCCCTCCTGAACTCACCAAAGGACCACCCGGACCCCATAGCTCCTCTCCAGCCTCTCGTTTTCCCGCCGGAGTGCCCCAGGCCGCGACCCCAAGATTCGGCCGCCGCAGCACGCTCTCTGTCTTCGCGAGGCGCCATCGCTCCGTCCCTCCACGGCGCTCGAAGCTTGCTCAGATGGACGCGACGCTCCTCGCCGGTCTCTCCAGTGGCCTCGGCGCGTCCGGAGACTGCCGGAGCTGCCCGGGCCATCGCCGGTGTCGAGGCCCTCCTCTGTTCGGTCGTGCCCGGtcgggaggaggaggaaggagccAGGAGGAGAGAGATGGAtaag gataagcgttccagccagagtccctgcggagtggagttcatcaCCATCATCGCTCTTCCGCTGCTAGAGTTATTCCGCTGCATCGCGTGGTTCTGCTGCTTGCATGGAGCAACCGTGGCAGGCGTAGTGTCGTCGTGCCGATGTAATTCCCTTGTACCCAAATAG